DNA from Brassica napus cultivar Da-Ae chromosome C4, Da-Ae, whole genome shotgun sequence:
AGTGAGATTTTCATAACTGCGTTTCATATAAACGGATCCTCCACCTCTCCGAGAGAGACGGAACGTGCATGATACTCGTAGAAGACACAACGCGCGAATTCGTGATCGTTTAACGGCTGTATAGTTCGTTGGACAGACCTTAAAACGACGTCGTGTAGTATTGCTTATATGCTTACAGGCCACCAGGCTCTTAAATTGTGGCCCAATGGTAAATTATTTCATTTAAGGTGGCCCAACTAGCTTACAATATCAACGACCtttcaatggtttttttttgtgcttAATATGTATGTTCTAAGATgagtaaattatttttaaataaataattttatatgatattttgatATACAAATCATTTAGACTTCCATCAATTACTTAAAATATGTACATTATTCAAATGATTCAACTTCTGCATCATAGTATTAGTTAGTACACTCTTCTGACTTTCAGATCTTAACACACATACATGATACAAGTGATGGACTTTCAGATCAAAGGAGCCTAAGATATCTTATGTCTACTCTTCTGACTTGAAGAGAGCCTTTGAGACTGCTCAGATCATTGCTGCTAAATGCGGCACCCTTGAGGTATTATAACCTCACTTCCTTTTGGATAAATCTCTTCCTAAAATTTCCACCTTTATgctctttttgttttggttggtTTAGTATATTATTCCAAGTTGGAtccttagagcatgattattggggggttcgaggttcttagcggaatataagaacccgtctcttaacttttaactaaaaaagttaagaactggctcttaaaactcttatttaagaaccggttcttagcgtttttagttaaaagttaagagacgggttattatattccgttaagaaccCCACCCCAAGAACCTCCTAATAATCATGGTTAGGACTTCAAATAGAGGTTTCAAATGTGTGTAAATTGTTACGTAGATACTTACTGATCCTGATTTGCGGGAGAGACATTTAGGGGATATGCAAGGTCTTGTGTATCAAGAAGCTTCCAAACTTCGTCCAGAAGCTTACAAAGCCTTCTCATCTAACTGCACAGACGTTGATATTCCAGTAAGCTATAGTTATAAACAAGAAGCTTACTTACCATATGGATGAACCgtgctatttttttttggtcatttagGGTGGAGGAGAAAGTCTCGACAAGCTTTACGACAGATGTACATCTGCATTGCAGAGAATCGGCAACAAACATCAaggtttctatattttttaaccGTACATATTAGTACTCAACACATGTTCTAGGTGAGGTTATAGGTTTATGTTTATGGTTTATTTGTGAGTGTTGTGACTGGTGCTTAGTTTTGTGTTCTTGGTTTTACAGATGTTACTTTGGGCAGCATGTTGATTGGAGCAGATCCTTCTCATGTTGATGATAGGTGTATCAGAGTGACGGTTCATCATTGTTTCTTTGATGGAACTAGGCAGAGGCAGCCTCGTCTCAGGTTTGGTAAAGTTCATTTGTACAACAATTATACAAGAAACTGGGGGATATATATTGTAAAGTCATGAGAGTTTTAGTAAAGGCTTGTATATTTAAGTTTGTATGAACCGAAGTCATATTGACAAAAGTCTCTTTGTAgaatcatactccataatatgttTCTTCTCTCTTATTCCAAtccacaataatttttttttttaagaactcctgacttaagagcatcattatccacGGTTTTTTAATGCGGAGTTTTTATgagaatatgaaaaaaattttcttaatttttaactaaaaagttaagaaactgttttttaatAGTGAATAATGATGTTCTAAAAAACTAGCattgaaaaactaaaattaagtgTTTTTTAGAATAaattcttaatttaattttaatacttAAATATTAACTAAGAACTCACTTAGGGGTTACCCCAATAAACATGATTTTAGTGTGTTCAACTTCTTTTTTgaactcctttttttttaaatttgacggAGAGACCAGGGGACACCAAAAAACGAAAGATAATTACACTATTCGAGTTGAAAGTATATTACAGAAATTAGATAGAAAATTTAGGTCGATTACAATCTATCCGCCAAACAGATCACTGcacaataatatatgtatagaaaatagaaaagtgCTAGTGATGATAAGATATTGATAAGCAAGTTGTGATAAGCATTGACTTCTTGGTAAGTCATAGTCAGGATGGAGTGGTACGACATATCGTACATTTATCCCCTTTATCAAATTGGtttatttataaactaatataatattttaatgcaaAGTTGCAATTTAACAATCGTGTCTTTAGTATAAAACGAAAGCGCGAATTTGTCGTTTACGCAATAGTAAATCTAATTTAAATCATGTCAACTTCAGAATTTAAATAGCTTAAGAGTACTTAGCTAGATGTGGTTGTTCCTACTATATCAGGAGCCATGCTAAAGGCACGTCTCGACCAAAATAGTATATGATTAGCTTAATATTCGATTTAAGTTATCACGGTTATGCAAAGTAAGTTCATAACTACCGATAGTATTTGATTCCTTGGTTCAGTTTGGTTGTTTGAAACTTTAATGTTTGTGTATCTAAAGATGGTTCATGTAAAACATTGGTGAGCACTTTTGCCTCTTGTTTAGTGTAATggaaattcaaaagaaaatattcatAGTTACTTGCACGTTTGGGGACTACACAACACACTCACAAGTTCACTTATTCGATAGATCTTACTGGCTTAAAGTGATTTACAACTTACAAGGTTGAAAGAATCAAGTATATGTGTTAAGATTAAAATATTGGCTTAGTTAGTTTGACCATATAATAACTAAGAGAATAATTTCAAGATTAAGAAAGAAAGTCTATGTTTATCAGCGAAATTCAAATATTGGTTTGTTAAATCAAGCCAGGAATTGGTTCATATTTGTTGTACCTAAGTACAATAATCTTTTGTTGttcacatttttttaattagtcgATGGAGCTACCATTTatacatttaataattaatattacatgCTTTGTAATTAATAGATatcttttcattaaaaataaataaataatagataTCTTTGTCGCATATTGTTTAGCGTACATGGATGGTACGTGCATAATCAACCAAACTAGCCGGCGATGAAAttgagtttatatattttaatgttatctTATATCAATAACCTTAGGTTGGCACAATGAAAGCGAGTGTCacagaaaaaacaaaatcgaaTCGTCATTGTGTTGAAATAACAAAGGCTTAAATCTTCAACAAAGGCTTAAATCCAAGATTAAAAATgagcaaaagagaaaaaaaatcaaagattgAGGCTGACCATCTAATGTAATAATTTAAGTTGTCTCACCAAGTCCACAATGTCAGCGATCAAATCCTTTGATCTAAACGTATATTTTTCACAGTCGGCCATTAGGATGAAAAGCGAAACATGGaccaaaatgaaaataattaactagtactatataaaattttatttaaatataattcttataatttatagtattatttgttttttttctaaaataactaCAAAACAAACTCTACTTAGTTAATCAAATAAGCATATATGTGGATATACGATATGACTTAATTTAGATAACTCATTTTAGATACAGTATGAAATTGTTGACAAGAAAAAAGATATAgaatgaaattatatatttttgacaaGCATAGGGAATAGGGAGTAGTAATAAATGGTAGCAATGAGACCAATTGACACATTGTTAATTAGTGTAGGAAAATGTCAACGCTTCGTCTGTCCATTTATATAATAACCTAACCACTTTCTTCAtcacacaaactcacaaaatCTCCATTGAACTTTCACCATGAAGCTTGTCTGGTCGCCTGAAACCGCCTCTGAAGCCTACATCAACACCGTTAGATTTGTATGTGATTTAACTTATAATCATATGTGATATGTTACATGtgcttatatttatttatcctGATCAGTTTTAATTTGCATGCATATAGTGTAAGAGCTACAAAGAATCAGGAGTGGCGGAGTTTTTATCAGCTACGGCCGCCGGATGGAACGCTAGGCTAATCGTTGAGACATGGTCACGTGACGATCCACTCGCGACTAGCGTAGGGCTCGCGGTTGCTGCTAGTCACACTTGCGGTAGACACGTGTGTATAGTACCAGATGAGCAGTCGAGACTGGAGTACGTGTCGGCCATGAGAGGAATCGTTACGACGGAAGCTACGGAGGTTGTGGTGGTCGGAGAATCTGTTGAGAACACGATGGAGGAGTTTCCAGGCGTGGACTTCTTGGTGGTAGACTCGAAGCGGCGAGAGTTCGTCAAAACGCTGAGGTTTGCGAAATTGAGTAACAAGGGTGCGGTTTTGGTGTGTAAAAACGCTGCGCAGAGAGCGATATCTGGGTTTAAATGGCACGATGTGTTGAAAACAGGAACACGTGTGGTGAGATCAGTGTTTTTACCTGTTGGGAGTGGGTTGGACATGGTACACGTGGGAGCTGCTGGTGGAAACCAGCGTGGTGACTCGAGGAAGCATCCTAGCCGTTGGATTAGACATGTGGATCATCTGTCGGGAGAGGAGCATTTGTTCAGACGCTTAAATTGAGATATCCTCTTTTACCCCTTTGCGAGTCCTATGATGTATATACgttacatgacaaaaaaaaataatctccCATAATCAAAAACTcttatcatcttttttttttctgaatatttCTTTTCATTTCATAATTCCCTCTCGAAAGGGTATCTTTTACAACAGACAAACGCATTAGTAATATACTTCATGCATCATAAACAACGTTATTTTATCACATACAGATGTATACTAAGCACAATCTTTGCCACCATATATGAATGTAACCTTAGTCCTCAGAGGAAAGATTCTTCTCAACGTGAGAATGGCTATACATAATCATTAGAGAACTGATAAAGTTTGCTTTTCCTCAACTCCTTATTGAGTTCAGTAACCAATTACAAGAAAAGCTTTGAAGTATTTAGCAAAAAAGGCTTTGAAGTTTGATAATGATTACACTCTCATGAAAAAGATTAGAATCATACTTTGATGTTGTAACTGAATATATGTTATGAGTCTAGATGTTGTAGTATTAGATGTGCATAATCAAACCCATAATGCTTAATTATAGCAAATGCCCGGTTTAAAACTGCAGAGGTGAAGATGAAATATCGTTAGGTAAACTGAACCTAGAAAAATTGATCAAACATGATAAATTTTGGGTAATGGAACCGTACCAAAATCAAGAAAAGCAGTAGCAAGAGTGCCTTGGGTTCCATGAACACTATGAATTGTAGCATGAGAAGTAATTAAAGTCACAAGAGTTGTTTCCGAAAACGTGTAAAGCTTCATTTGAAACGTTGCTAACACACGAGTTCAACTTTAACATGAACTAAGCAGAATGGATTGCATTGTAAAACATACACAACCAGCTTCCTCATTCTCCTTCAACAAATGCTTCACGGACTACTAAACAGCAAGATTAAATCTAGTAAAATCTTCTCGGCTTACTAATCAACAAGCCCgtctagctcagttggtagagcgcaAGGCTCTTAACCTTGTGGTCGTGGGTTcgagccccacggtgggcgacatcttttgtttataatttttgcTTTTCATATATCTCCaattaattattcaaaaaaatatatgaagtagaaacatttttttctttcgtcAACAGGCAGAACACCTTACAAAACGGAATAAAAGAAATGATATTTTCAATtcatatacaaatttaaaatcaaaaacccATAAGAGTTTTAAAGAAAGCCTCTCGCTTGGCAGCTCTTTATAGCTCCGGTGAATATATCATCAGCTCCATGCTTAAACTCAAACCCTGCAGTCCTCAGCTTCTTCGACGACAGACTCATCCTCTTCTCTACTCTGTAACTCTTCAAACTGTACGTACCCACacaaaaattataactataaaTCAAATGCTTAGACCAATAAAACAAGtagaaataataatatacttaCTCAACTGAAGGTAGCTGAAACTGAGGAAACCTCGTAGACAAAAACTCAAAGACCTCGTCGATCTTCATCTCCACGGACGAACATATATATCTCCCTTTCGCTATTGGCTTTTCCAATAGAAATATCATCGCCCTTGCTACATCGTCAATATGCACCATGTTGTAAGTATCGAACAAGTACTTCTCCTTGAAATTTCcttcaatacaaaaaaaaaatatgaaattattatcGTGAATAGTTACTCAAGATGCCAATTATATATGAACGTCCACATGTTTACGAGTAATTTAACTAGGATTTGCATGTTgtagtttttagaaaataactAACCAAAGATTCCAGACATAATGTGAGACTTATCCTTATAACTCATGTTATAAGTATTTGTATgccaaaaaaaagtatttgtaTGTGAAGATCTAAACCTTGATTTATTAGCAATAAAACTTTATCTTAACATTGATtttattagagaaaaaaaagatgtgAACCTTGATATGATGAAGCTTTTTACCATTTTGATGACTATAACTTGGTTAATATTTTACGAAATTTAAGattctagtttttttcttataaaacatTATACCTAGTATGCATGTGTAACCAAAGTTATAAGATATCTTAAATAAGAATTGAGTACCAAAGATCATGGCGAGAGAGATAAAGACGGATGAAGGCAACGACTGAGATATAAAAGGTCCGACAACGAGAGGGATCACAAGCGTCACAACCTCCAATCCATTCTTCACGCCGAACTCAAGCGCCGCCGTCTCCGCCGCCATTTTCGACACAACGTAAGAGCTACtcactctcttctccttctgaTTCCTAAACACTTCCACGTCGCTCCAAACGCTCTCATCTACTACTCCACCGTTTCCTCCAGCACCGGTTCCAACGCCGTAGAAAACGGTCACGGCGCTTGACGTGTAGAAAAAACGCTTCACGGTTTTAGCATCCAGACATGACTTCAGTATCCCCATAAGACCTTGCACGGTGCGTTTCGTTACGGTCTCTTCGGTCTCGTTGCTGGTCGGGTCCATGGGATGTGCCACGTGGAAGACGGCTTTGCATCCTTCGATAGCCGGTTTAAAACTATCCGGTTCGTTGAGATCCGCGGTGAATATTTTAAGCCTCTCCGAAGCAAATGGGAGTTCGGTTAGGTAGCTTATATCTTTCTTACTCCCTTCTGTATTAAGCGTAGAGACAAAGTTAGTATTAGTTATCATATCActatttatagtattattttgttattaactTTTGAGCATGTAATAGTGGTTGACTTTATATATAGAAGATGCATGGAACGTGACATAGCTAAGGAGCTTCAAGATAGCTATGTTAGGTAGCTTATATGAGAATTTATATCTTTCGTACTCCCTTCTGTATTAAGCGTAGACACAAAATTATTAGCTATcacaatttatattatttggttgTTAATTTTTGAGAATACAATAGATGGTTGACTTTATTTATAGAAGATGCATGGAACATGACATAGCTATGGAGATTCACGATCCTACAAACTGACAGATCATTCCAGCCAAGTACAATAAATGTTTCACAcccataattttattattgtcGAGCCAAAAATCAACTTTAAATGTTATAGTATCTATTATAAACTAGTATCTCTCTTTTTGTACTTTATGCTAAAACGGACCAATCAATTAACCCTAAAATAAACAGCAATCTTACTTGCATTTGGCAAATCTATAATTGATAGTAATTCAGAGtatttaaaagagaaacaagtggagctAATGGAAAATAATGAAATAGATTCGAACCTGGGTTGGTTCGAACGGTGGCTCGAACTGAGTAGCCACGTTGAAGGAGACGCATGATGAGCCATGAAGCAATGAAACCAGTCCCTCCCGTTACACAAACTAACCCCGTTCCGTCCAAGAAAGATGACGGCGTTTCATCTCCCAGCTTTCTCTCTCCGTCTCCGTTCTTGttgtcatcttcttctctccccatgttctctctctctctctctcttgtggtGTGTGGGAACATGAACATCTAAAGGGTTCTTAAATAACGGAACCTACGTCATTTACTATCTCACACCTATCCGCGTGACATGTTCCCCGTTTTGCCCTCTTCTCTCTTTATTACAAATTtgctttattatatttatatacaatctATATACATCCGTCATATCAATGCTACATTTTACAGATCCTCTATACTATTCTTTATAATAATTCACATTCTCATGTCCGTTTATTACAGACATTGTTATTGGATTCCGTTATGTTTCATTCTCTCATCCCTCTATGCACAACcgagtttatttttttactgcTATATATTAGGCCTggaacttttatccgagatccggattcgatccgtgatccgatccggatccgatccgaaaatccggatatccagagaggccgaatccggatccggatagtaaaatgttggatccgtcaaagccgaatccggatccggatatcttgat
Protein-coding regions in this window:
- the LOC106370194 gene encoding protein BRI1-5 ENHANCED 1 isoform X2, with the translated sequence MFMFPHTTRERERENMGREEDDNKNGDGERKLGDETPSSFLDGTGLVCVTGGTGFIASWLIMRLLQRGYSVRATVRTNPEGSKKDISYLTELPFASERLKIFTADLNEPDSFKPAIEGCKAVFHVAHPMDPTSNETEETVTKRTVQGLMGILKSCLDAKTVKRFFYTSSAVTVFYGVGTGAGGNGGVVDESVWSDVEVFRNQKEKRVSSSYVVSKMAAETAALEFGVKNGLEVVTLVIPLVVGPFISQSLPSSVFISLAMIFGNFKEKYLFDTYNMVHIDDVARAMIFLLEKPIAKGRYICSSVEMKIDEVFEFLSTRFPQFQLPSFEELQSREEDESVVEEAEDCRV
- the LOC106370194 gene encoding protein BRI1-5 ENHANCED 1 isoform X1, which codes for MFMFPHTTRERERENMGREEDDNKNGDGERKLGDETPSSFLDGTGLVCVTGGTGFIASWLIMRLLQRGYSVRATVRTNPEGSKKDISYLTELPFASERLKIFTADLNEPDSFKPAIEGCKAVFHVAHPMDPTSNETEETVTKRTVQGLMGILKSCLDAKTVKRFFYTSSAVTVFYGVGTGAGGNGGVVDESVWSDVEVFRNQKEKRVSSSYVVSKMAAETAALEFGVKNGLEVVTLVIPLVVGPFISQSLPSSVFISLAMIFGNFKEKYLFDTYNMVHIDDVARAMIFLLEKPIAKGRYICSSVEMKIDEVFEFLSTRFPQFQLPSVDLKSYRVEKRMSLSSKKLRTAGFEFKHGADDIFTGAIKSCQARGFL
- the BNAC04G56930D gene encoding uncharacterized protein BNAC04G56930D; amino-acid sequence: MKLVWSPETASEAYINTVRFCKSYKESGVAEFLSATAAGWNARLIVETWSRDDPLATSVGLAVAASHTCGRHVCIVPDEQSRLEYVSAMRGIVTTEATEVVVVGESVENTMEEFPGVDFLVVDSKRREFVKTLRFAKLSNKGAVLVCKNAAQRAISGFKWHDVLKTGTRVVRSVFLPVGSGLDMVHVGAAGGNQRGDSRKHPSRWIRHVDHLSGEEHLFRRLN